The Arcobacter sp. F155 genome contains the following window.
ATCTCTTCAAGATTCATCTCTTCTTTTTGCATCTTCGCCCTTAAATTTATGGTAGTTTTAATTAAAGGCGATTATACAAAAAAAGCTCTTAGTATTAGTTTTAACCCTCTGCTAAGATTTGTACTTTATTGTCTTTAAGCTCAATATATAGTTCTTTTTTTCCTACAAAAGTATAATATTTTGTTTTGTAATCTTCATCCATAAGAACTTTATACATATTTTTATTTAGTGAGTTTGGATAAGGAGCGATATTTATATTTGTAAATACAATTTTTTTCTCTTCTTTTTTAGCAAAGATTCTTTTTTTGTATTTTGCAAACTCTTCTAAACTCATTCCTCTATCATTTTTAAAAGATTCAGAGTAGAAGTTTAAATACTCTTCAATATCAGATTTTTTCCAAGCTTCTCTCCACTTATAAATAGCAGCTAAAATTGTACTTATCTCTTCTTTTGAAGTTTTTGGAAGATGCTCATCACTTATAAGTAAAATAGATTTTTCATGGGCAATACTTTTATCTATTGCTTGTAATTGTTCATTGTCTAAAGCAATACACCCTTGAGTAAACTTTTCTCTTTCTTCATTTAAAGGCATTCCATGAATCCATATTCCATGACCATTTTTATTTAATGCTTTATCAAAAGTATTTGGATAAGAAGTTACTAAAGCAAGTGGTCCATAAAATTGATCTAATTTAGTAAGTTTTTTTGTTAACATATAAGCACCCTCTGGTGTTTTTAAATCACCTTCAACTTGCTTATCACCCTCTTTTTCACCAACAATAATATCTTCTTTTAAAAGTAGATTATAATTATCTTTTTCTACTTTAAATACTTTTATCTCTTTTTTTTGCTTCTCTGCAACTATTAAAAACTCTTTTGATTCATAGTAACCATACTCAACGTTCTTGTTACTTAGATAATTTTCCCAGTATTGCTTTTTTGTAAGTTCTTTTTCTAGCTCAGCTCGTACTGCATCTAAGCCTTGGTTTCGATATACATCTACTAGATCAGCCAATAAATAAGTAACCATAAAGAATAAAAGAAGTAGTAGTTTTTTCATACAATTCCCCAAATATTTTATTAACTCTTCAAGTTGCGGATTGTATAATAATTTTTCTAATTTTAGTATAAAGAAGTCATGTGAAGAAAATCATTTTATTAGTTTTTGTATTTTTAAGTACTTTTGCACTAGCAAAAGAGGTGAAAGAGTTAGCTTGGCCAAAGGGCGAAACATTTTTAACATTTTTAGAACAGTATGGAATTTCCCAATCATTATATTTTGATTTACCAAAAGAAGATAAAGAGTTATGTTCTGAAATAAATGCAGGAATACCTTATCACTTATTACTTGATAACGATAACTCATTAAAACAAGTATTAATTCCAGTATCAGAAGATATTCAACTTCACATTGCAAAACAACTAGATGGAACGTACAAGTTTCAAACACTTCCTATTTCATATCAAGAGATAGAAGAGACTTTAGTTTTAGAAATTTCTCACTCTCCATATCTTGATATTATGAAAAGAACAAATAATAAAAATCTTGCAAATGAACTTATTAGAGCATTTAAATCAAGTGTAAACTTTAGAGGAATGCAAAAAGGTGATTTTGTAGTTATAAAATATAAACAAAAAATCAGACTTGGAAAATATTTTGGTCAACCTGAAATTGTTGCAGCTATGGTTGAAGTTGCAGGGGATAATAACTTTATATTTAGACATGAAAGAGATGGTCAATATTATGACCTAAATGGTAAAAGCTTAACAAACTTCACATTTAAAACGCCAGTTAGATATAGTAGAATCTCAAGTAGATTCCAAAAAAGAAGATTCCATCCAGTTCTAAAAAGATATAGAGCTCACTTAGGAGTTGATTATGCAGCTCCAAGAGGAAGAAAAATCTATGCAGCAGCAGATGGAAGAATCACTTTTAGAGGTAGAAAAGGTGGTTATGGAAATACAATTATTATCCAACATAAAAATGGTTTAAAAACTCTTTATGCTCACCAGTACAAATTCAAAGGTGGCTTAAGACGTGGAAGTAAAGTAAGAAAAGGTCAACATATTGGATATGTTGGAAGTACGGGATTAAGTTCTGGACCTCACTTACACTTAGGATTATATAGAAATGGTAGAGCCATTGATCCTTTAAAAATTATAAAGGTAACTAAGAGTAAACTAAAAGGTAAAGAAAAAAGAGTATTTAAAGAGTATGCTAAAACTATGTCAAATAGACTTAAAAACCATACTAAAGATTTAAATGTGTTAATTCCAACAAAACTTGAAGACTCACTTTCAAGTTCACCAATTACAATTAGGAATATTTAATGTCAGAAGAGAGAGTTATAACAGACACGAAAGAGCTTCTTGAAAAAATAGAAGACATTCACCCTAGTGATATAGCTTACTCTTTAAAAAAAGTCCACGCAGAAAATAGCCAAGACTTCTTTGATACTATTAAAAAAATCCCTGAAGACTTACTGGGTGAAGTTATCCTTGAACTTCCTGAATATCTAAGAGAAGATGTTTATGAAGAACTATCAATTAAAAAACTAACAGAAGTAGTAGATGAACTAGAATCAGATGATGCTACAGATATCATTCAAGAGATTGAAGGAATTGATGAAGATAAAGCTAAAGAAGTCTTTGATGGTCTAGAAGAAGAAGACCAAGAAGAGATTAATTGGCTTAAGAGATATAACCAAGATGAAGCTGGTTCATACATGCAGACTGAGCTTTTCTCTGCAAATATCAAAGATACTATTCAAAGTTCTATTGATAGATTAAGAGAGGGAAAAGCAAGTGATGAACTAGAAAATA
Protein-coding sequences here:
- a CDS encoding murein L,D-transpeptidase family protein, which translates into the protein MKKLLLLLFFMVTYLLADLVDVYRNQGLDAVRAELEKELTKKQYWENYLSNKNVEYGYYESKEFLIVAEKQKKEIKVFKVEKDNYNLLLKEDIIVGEKEGDKQVEGDLKTPEGAYMLTKKLTKLDQFYGPLALVTSYPNTFDKALNKNGHGIWIHGMPLNEEREKFTQGCIALDNEQLQAIDKSIAHEKSILLISDEHLPKTSKEEISTILAAIYKWREAWKKSDIEEYLNFYSESFKNDRGMSLEEFAKYKKRIFAKKEEKKIVFTNINIAPYPNSLNKNMYKVLMDEDYKTKYYTFVGKKELYIELKDNKVQILAEG
- a CDS encoding peptidoglycan DD-metalloendopeptidase family protein, with protein sequence MKKIILLVFVFLSTFALAKEVKELAWPKGETFLTFLEQYGISQSLYFDLPKEDKELCSEINAGIPYHLLLDNDNSLKQVLIPVSEDIQLHIAKQLDGTYKFQTLPISYQEIEETLVLEISHSPYLDIMKRTNNKNLANELIRAFKSSVNFRGMQKGDFVVIKYKQKIRLGKYFGQPEIVAAMVEVAGDNNFIFRHERDGQYYDLNGKSLTNFTFKTPVRYSRISSRFQKRRFHPVLKRYRAHLGVDYAAPRGRKIYAAADGRITFRGRKGGYGNTIIIQHKNGLKTLYAHQYKFKGGLRRGSKVRKGQHIGYVGSTGLSSGPHLHLGLYRNGRAIDPLKIIKVTKSKLKGKEKRVFKEYAKTMSNRLKNHTKDLNVLIPTKLEDSLSSSPITIRNI